The proteins below come from a single Benincasa hispida cultivar B227 chromosome 4, ASM972705v1, whole genome shotgun sequence genomic window:
- the LOC120075471 gene encoding ganglioside-induced differentiation-associated protein 2-like yields the protein MNYSSSPPLSDQLHLLEKVEVFKLHGRDKARRNVLLIVGKYFPARFVSSQAVNVYLKDKIFPFLKDDGPFTVVYIHTDVHWTENFPGISNLKAIYEAIPITIKKNIEAVYFLHPGLQARMFFATVGRLMLDAELYNKVKYVKRVEFLWEYVRRKEMELPQFVYDHDEKLEFCPVMDSDLENDYLRLFSPSPSVDAAVSTYSMRCFA from the exons ATGAACTActcttcttctcctcctctcTCCGACCAACTTCACCTCCTTGAGAAAGTCGAGGTTTTTAAACTCCATGGACGTGATAAAGCTCGCCGGAATGTCCTCCTTATTGTCGGAAAATACTTTCCAg CTCGGTTTGTGAGCAGCCAGGCTGTGAATGTCTATTTAAAGGACAAGATTTTCCCCTTCCTCAAAGATGATGGGCCTTTCACGGTGGTGTACATTCACACTGATGTTCATTGGACAGAGAATTTCCCTGGAATCTCAAATCTCAAGGCAATCTATGAGGCTATTCCAATCACCATTAAGAAAAACATTGAAGCTGTTTATTTTCTCCACCCCGGCTTGCAGGCCCGTATGTTTTTCGCTACCGTCGGTCGCCTCATGCTCGACGCCGA GTTGTACAACAAGGTGAAATATGTGAAAAGAGTGGAGTTTCTTTGGGAATATGTTAGAAGGAAAGAGATGGAGTTACCACAGTTTGTGTATGATCATGATGAGAAATTGGAGTTTTGTCCAGTGATGGACTCTGATTTAGAGAATGATTATCTCAGGCTCTTCTCCCCCTCGCCATCTGTGGATGCTGCGGTTTCTACATACTCCATGAGGTGTTTTGCTTGA
- the LOC120075442 gene encoding pentatricopeptide repeat-containing protein At2g33680 has protein sequence MNLLPQHRSFFNLFLRCTHQKDLQKGKAIHAQLLRTGSFSSVYLTNSLVNLYAKCGCLVKAKLVFESISNKDVVSWNCLINGHSQQGPVCSSFVMELFQRMRTENTLPNAHTFAGVFTAASTSLETFGGLQAHALAIKTSSFYDVFVGSSLLNMYCKIGCLLEARKVFDRIPERNSVSWATMISGYAMERMAFEAWELFLLMRREEGIHNEFTYTGVLSALTVPELVHYGKQIHCLALKSGLLSIVSVGNALVTMYCKCGCLDDALKTFELSGDKNSITWSAMITGYAQAGDSHEALKLFSYMHFNGNKPSEFTFVGVINACSDIGALKEGKQMHGYSLKVGYESQIYIMTALVDMYAKCGSLVDARKGFDYLKEPDIVLWTSMIGGYAQNGENETALTLYCRMQMEGILPNELTMASVLRACSSLAALEQGKQIHARTIKYGFNLEVPIGSALSTMYAKCGSLEDGNLVFRRMPTRDIVSWNAMISGLSQNGEGLKALELFEEMRQGTTKPDYVTFVNVLSACSHMGLVERGKIYFKMMLDEFGIVPRVEHYACMVDILSRAGKLEEAKEFIESATIDHGMCLWRILLGACRNYRNYELGAYAGEKLMELGSEESSAYVLLSSIYVALGRSDDVERVRRVMKLRGVNKEPGCSWIELKSQVHVFVVGDQIHPQIVYIRSELRMLRKHMKDECYESPEDIDSMTFYI, from the coding sequence ATGAATCTTCTTCCTCAGCATCGCTCCTTCTTCAATTTGTTCTTGCGGTGTACCCATCAGAAAGATCTTCAGAAGGGCAAAGCCATTCACGCTCAACTCCTCAGAACTGGTTCGTTCTCTTCAGTTTACTTAACCAACAGTCTTGTTAACTTGTATGCAAAATGCGGATGCCTTGTTAAGGCCAAGCTCGTCTTTGAGAGTATAAGCAACAAAGACGTCGTCTCATGGAATTGCCTCATCAATGGCCACTCTCAACAGGGTCCCGTTTGTTCTTCGTTTGTGATGGAGCTTTTTCAGAGAATGAGAACGGAGAACACTCTGCCCAATGCCCATACTTTTGCTGGGGTTTTCACTGCTGCTTCAACTTCACTCGAAACTTTCGGTGGTCTACAGGCCCATGCGCTTGCGATCAAAACTTCTAGCTTTTATGATGTTTTTGTTGGCAGTTCGCTTCTCAATATGTATTGCAAAATTGGGTGTCTGCTGGAGGCTCGTAAGGTGTTCGACAGAATTCCTGAAAGGAATTCTGTTTCTTGGGCTACTATGATTTCAGGGTATGCGATGGAAAGGATGGCTTTTGAGGCTTGGGAGCTGTTTTTATTGATGCGTCGTGAAGAGGGGATCCATAATGAGTTTACCTATACCGGTGTGCTTAGTGCATTGACGGTTCCTGAACTTGTTCACTATGGTAAGCAAATTCATTGTCTTGCCCTTAAAAGTGGGTTGTTATCAATTGTTTCTGTAGGGAATGCTCTTGTTACGATGTATTGTAAATGTGGATGTTTAGATGATGCGCTTAAAACATTTGAGTTGTCTGGTGATAAGAACTCTATTACATGGTCAGCTATGATAACTGGCTATGCACAAGCTGGGGACTCGCACGAGGCTTTAAAGTTGTTTTCTTATATGCATTTTAATGGGAATAAGCCTAGTGAGTTTACTTTTGTTGGGGTGATCAATGCTTGTAGTGACATTGGTGCTCTGAAAGAGGGGAAACAAATGCATGGATATTCCTTGAAGGTGGGATATGAATCTCAGATATATATCATGACAGCTTTGGTTGATATGTATGCAAAATGTGGAAGCCTAGTTGATGCCCGAAAGGGGtttgattatttaaaagaaCCGGATATTGTTTTGTGGACTTCCATGATCGGAGGATATGCTCAAAATGGTGAAAATGAAACTGCTCTGACTCTATACTGTAGAATGCAGATGGAAGGGATTCTGCCCAATGAGCTTACCATGGCTAGTGTCTTGAGAGCATGTTCAAGCCTTGCTGCTTTAGAACAAGGTAAGCAAATCCATGCCCGGACAATTAAATATGGATTCAATCTTGAAGTTCCAATAGGTAGTGCTCTTTCTACCATGTATGCAAAGTGTGGTAGTTTAGAAGACGGGAACCTGGTATTTAGGAGGATGCCTACTCGAGATATTGTGTCATGGAATGCGATGATATCCGGTCTTTCTCAAAATGGCGAGGGTTTGAAAGctcttgaactctttgaagAGATGCGGCAAGGCACTACAAAACCCGATTATGTTACTTTTGTGAATGTTCTTTCTGCGTGCAGCCACATGGGATTGGTGGAAAGAGGTAAGATCTATTTCAAGATGATGCTCGATGAGTTTGGCATTGTTCCAAGAGTAGAGCATTATGCTTGCATGGTAGATATTTTGAGTCGTGCAGGTAAGCTAGAGGAAGCCAAAGAGTTCATAGAATCTGCCACTATTGATCATGGTATGTGTTTATGGCGTATCTTATTAGGAGCCTGTCGAAACTATCGTAATTACGAATTGGGAGCATATGCAGGGGAGAAACTAATGGAGTTAGGTTCAGAAGAATCATCTGCTTATGTATTATTGTCTAGCATTTATGTTGCACTGGGAAGGTCTGATGATGTCGAACGGGTGAGAAGGGTGATGAAACTTCGAGGGGTGAATAAGGAACCAGGTTGTAGTTGGATTGAATTGAAAAGTCAGGTTCATGTGTTTGTAGTTGGTGACCAAATACATCCACAAATTGTCTACATACGTTCAGAGTTAAGAATGTTGAGAAaacatatgaaggatgaatGTTATGAATCGCCCGAAGATATCGATTCTATGACATTTTACATATAA